From the genome of Procambarus clarkii isolate CNS0578487 chromosome 66, FALCON_Pclarkii_2.0, whole genome shotgun sequence:
acttactgttgttgaaaaaaaatcccaaatttatattatttttttttttcattttcaaattacgtccatattcggctatactggcaaacggccaaaagcgatgttctttttaagagaacaggttgccCACTAGTTCACCCTAGACCACCACCCGCCAGGCGTTTAACAGCCAGGCACCCAATCACTGCACAACGAAGAAAGGTGAGCAGTTAAGAATTGACGCcaagtaaatccttcccggccaggatacgaacctcgaCCAAATTGCTCGCATCCAGCTCCTCGTcgtaatagcacgtcgcattttgacgtataggtTACTTAAGGCCAAACACAGTCGTGCAAGGAAATGGTAGCGACTCAGGAAATTGACATGTCCCGTTTTGTGTTTGTAAGTTCTCTGGTAGGCTaggctatcttatcttgaggttatcttgagatgatttcggggctttagtgtccccgcggcccggtcctcgaccaggcctccacccccaggaagcagcccgtgacagctgactaactcccaggtacctatttactgctaggtaacaggggcattcagggtgaaagaaactttgcccatttgtttctgcctcgtgcgggaatcgaacccgcgccacagaattacgagtcctgcgcgctatccaccaggctacgaggccccccgtaGTAAAGTGCGAGGCTAGGGCACTTTACTACGACAATTTGTTTAACCGTTGGGAACGTTGACGAGAACGGGCCGCCGTGtgtgttaccactgcaccacaagATGCTCCTAACTATATGGCACCCAGACCAGCACCAGAGGAGACACCTCTTGTTACTGTATATTTCGTATTCTGATGCTTTCCATAAATAAAGATATAACTttgacaaatgttaaaaatcattaTGCTGTAACATGATTACAAAAATGTCCTTCTTATCCTCAGGTAAGCCTTCCTCACCGTCCGCCGAGTTGGTCTTAGTGGTGACCTGAAGGAGCTGTGCCAGCAAGGTAAGGCAGTCTGTGTTATATTCATTTAAGGAGGATACAGGAGACTATGTTATGGGGACTTGAGCGTTGCATTTGTTAGTGAAACTTATTATTGAGATGGTAACTGTTTTTGAAGTCGAACTTTATCTTGTTAAAGTGATTAGGGTGCTGGGAGGTGTGGGAGATCACATGACAGTCCCCAGACAAAGACTGTAGGAAGTAAACAAAGAGTGTAGAGAGAGACTGGTAAAGTAGAGCAACAGATGGGGGTGTCCTTGTGGAAGCCTCGGGAAGGAACGACAAAGTACAGGTGTACTGGAGAACCCACATGTCAAGCTTGTAGTGTGTGTATTTGACACGTGGCGAGGAATTAGTTACTAATTACCTTAGTAGTTAGTTACCTATATGGAGCCTGACACAATTTGCTAAGCCCAACTAAGTATTCAAAGAGACAGCTGAGACGTGGATAAAGGCTCAGTAGAGTAATATAtaggtcttgtgtgtgtgtgtgtgtgtgtggtgtgtgtgtgtgtgtgtgtgtggtgtgtggtgtgtggtgtgtgtgtgtgtgtgtgtgtgtgtgtgtgtgtgtctgtgtgtgtgtgtgtgtgtgtgtgtgtgtgtgtggtgtgtgtgtgtgtgtgtgtgtctgtctgtctgtgtgtgtgtgtgtctgtgtgtgtgtctgtctgtgtgtatgtctgtgtgtgtgtgtgtgtgtgtgtgtgtgtgtgtctgtctgtctgtctgtgtgtgtgtgtgtgtgtgtgtgtgtgtgtgtgtgtgtgtgtgtgtctgtgtgtatgtgtgtgtgtgtgtgtgtgtgtgtgtgtgtgtgtgtgtgtgtgtgtgtgtgtctgtctgtgtgtatgtgtgtgtgtgtgtgtgtgtgtgtgtgtgtctgtgtgtgtgtgtgtgtgtgtgtgtgtgtgtgtggagaggtggCTACCCACTCTAGCCTCTGGAGCATCAAGAGTCAGTTGAAACTGAAGGAAGGACGAAACGAAATATAAAATGTGTGTTAATAATTGGGCGAATGTTTCGTGTGTAGTTCTTCCGCTATGTCACTGTATTTGTTGTATTCTTTTGTACCGAGAGAACTGAAGATGGAGTTCCCAAGTGGTCGTAATGAACCATAAGAAACGTTGATATTTTCTCAAGACATTGTAAAGGAGGACGTTTGTGGTTTTCTTATTCTTGAAGTTTGTGGTTTTCTTCTTCTTGAAGTTTGTGGTTTTCTTCTTCTTGAAGTTTGGGGTTTCCTTCTTCTTGAAGTTTGTGGTTTTCTTATTCTTGAAGTTTGGGGTTTTCTTCTTCTTGAAGTTTGGGGTTTTCTTCTTCTTGAAGTTTGTGGTTTTCTTATTCTTGAAGTTTGGGGTTTTCTTCTTCTTGAAGTTTGTGGTTTTCTTATTCTTGAAGTTTGTGGTTTTCTTCTTCTTGAAGTTTGTGGTTTTCTTCTTCTTGAAGTTTGTGGTTTTCTTATTCTTGAAGTTTGGGGTTTTCTTCTTCTTGAAGTTTGGGGTTTTCTTCTTCTTGAAGTTTGGGGTTTTCTTATTCTTGAAGTTTGTGGTTTTCTTCTTCTTGAAGTTTGGGGTTTTCTTCTTCTTGAAGTTTGTGGTTTTCTTATTCTTGAAGTTTGTGGTTTTCTTATTCTTGAAGTTTGTGGTTTTCTTATTCTTGAAGTTTGGGGTTTTCTTCTTCTTGAAGTTTGTGGTTTTCTTCTTCTTGAAGTTTGTGGTTTTCTTCTTCTTGAAGTTTGGGGTTTTCTTCTTCTTGAAGTTTGGGGTTTTCTTCTTCTTGAAGTTTGGGGTTTTCTTATTCTTGAAGTTTGTGGAAATGTCTCCTCGATTCATGGGTGTTTCTCCCGGTAGCCACTACTACATTTTCCTATCTTTGATTTCTTGTTAATAATAGAAGAAAGATGTTCGCTTGTTTTGACTTTGCTTGAACGAAATTAGTCAATTCTCAGCGTGTTGTTTATAGTTTTTAAGTGGCTGATGACTGCAGCAGTTACGGCCGTGAtgaagtgttgtcaactgttataTTTTTGTTGACTTTGATGGAGCACCTGTCTgtgtccgggtctctctctcccctcctctgcTGACCCTCTCCTGCACCTCTCCGTCTCCCCTCCTACCTACCCCTACCCACCGCCCATCTCCCCCTCGTTTCCTCTCCTAATTGGCTACAGGGTATGGGAGCAGGGTCCGACAGAGACAATAGGACATGTTAAAGAAGGGTTCTGGGGATGGGGAGAGGGCGATAGGTTGGGGGTAAGTAAATGGGACCGGGAAATGAAGAATTGGTTGGGATAGGTTTTGGTAGCCAGGAGACAGTTGTGTTTGCGAGAGGTTGGGGGTGGCCGACCCTCCACCTTCCCACAAATTCGAATTAAACAACTATTTTATTCTTTTAATATTTCATTAATTAAAAAACATGCTGACACTTGCTGTATTGTGCTGGGAAACCGAGATGAGTgagggggagatgggagggggagagggaggaagggacgtGAAGCGACAAACACActaccccgggcaccgccgggtgacTCTTCAGGCTAAATATATGTATAGGTAAAAaggtgaggagcagcagcagcaggaggaggagaggagcagctgctggtgttgtgtagtgaggaaggggtgagtgCAGCCTCTGGTAGGGGGCACTAGAACAAGCTGCAGCTCCTGATATTACCGCTGTAAAGACGTGTGCAGGAACCCAAATGGTGTCTGAAGAGGCCGGCGTAAAAGGTAATCCGATCTCTGATGGACCGACGTCGGTTCCGGTAATGGACGGAGCGAGAAATATAGAACTCATGGAGGAGCTAGATGGAAGGTGGgatggaggagtggtggtgttaaggtGATATTATGGAGCTAGATGGAAGGGAACTAgatggtaggagggagggaggagtgtcccTGTTAAGGTGTGATGGACCCCGTAGAGGCGCTATGCTATGAACTATTTTCGTGTGCTATGGAGGTCATTTGGACCACTTTCAAATGCGAAATATTCTCCTTCAACTAAAGTATAATACATCAGTTAGAATCTATCGTGCCTGAGGCCAGCACTCTCCTCGGACCTCGTGGGGTGGACACCATCGGCGACACAGCCTTACGATGAAAACAGTTTTCCTAAATAGGATAGACAACATGACTACCGACATCAACGTTCATGATGCATCTCCCTTTCTCACTAGGAACCTTGCACTCTACAGACTAAACTACTTTGGAGTTATTATCCTTCCTATAACAGCCCCAAGTTAGATTAATGTAACAACCTGTTGAGGTATTGTTAGTAAAAGTCCTCAACCTTCCTCATGATTTCTCAAAGTAAAAACAAACCAGTCTCATGTCTGGTTTGGTGGCCTTGGTGTTCACACAGCTACCCACATTGTCATTCCAGCCTTCATACCCTTATCCTCCACGGTGTCTGGTTACCTGCTGAAAGAAATCATACCGACAGTCATGGAGGTTAAGCATGGGTTCATAACTAACACTTCATGGAATGCATTGCATGAAGTAGAACTTCCTTGCAATCGTGTGGCCAGACCAACCTAGTCAAAGACCAATAAGCAATCCAATTGGGAAAGCTGTCTCGTGGAGAAATAAATTACTAAATTGCTTGGAACcattccttaccttgaggttgccctgagatgatttcggggcttagcgaccccgcggcccggtcgtcgaccaggcctcctcgttgccagactggtcagccaggctgttggacacggctgctcgcagcctgacgtattagatacagcctagttgatcgggtatcctttgaaggtgtttgtcaagttccgtCTCTTGAACAACACAAACATCTCGTGATTACGATAGCCTCGCTATGTAGGTGCTCTCCATGCACCCACATAGTGCCACAGTCACTCTCCATGCACCTACATAGTGCCACAGTCACTCTCCATGCACCTACATAG
Proteins encoded in this window:
- the LOC138355246 gene encoding uncharacterized protein, translated to MNRGDISTNFKNKKTPNFKKKKTPNFKKKKTPNFKKKKTTNFKKKKTTNFKKKKTPNFKNKKTTNFKNKKTTNFKNKKTTNFKKKKTPNFKKKKTTNFKNKKTPNFKKKKTPNFKKKKTPNFKNKKTTNFKKKKTTNFKKKKTTNFKNKKTTNFKKKKTPNFKNKKTTNFKKKKTPNFKKKKTPNFKNKKTTNFKKKETPNFKKKKTTNFKKKKTTNFKNKKTTNVLLYNVLRKYQRFLWFITTTWELHLQFSRYKRIQQIQ